The DNA window CCGACCACTCGATCAGGGACACGTAAGGCAAACCAACCGAAAGATTCATGATGCAAAAGTTTGTTTTGGCGATTGTTATCGCCGTTGCGGCCTTTGTTGGTCCCGCTGCTATTTTGGCGCAAAGCGACAACTTGCCACGCAGCACGCCTGAGGCTCAGGGAGTTTCTTCAGCGGCGATTCGCGAGTTCGTTGAAACGGCCAATCAGGAAGTGAATACGATGCATAGTTTTATGCTCGTACGACACGGGCATGTGGTTGCGGAAGCCTGGTGGGAGCCGGAGTCGGCCGAGAAGCAGCATGTGCTCTGGTCTCTGAGCAAGAGCTTTACCTCGACCGCCGTGGGACTGGCCGTGGCCGAAGGGAAACTGAGCGTTGATGATCAGGTGCTCAAGTTCTTCCCCGACGACGCACCGCCGGAGCCTTCCGCCAACCTGAAGGCGATGCGGATTCGCGACTTGTTGACAATGAACACAGGCCATCAGGACGAAGTCAACTTGAGAGAAGCGGACCACTGGGTCAAGGCGTTTCTGGCGCATCCTGTTCCGCACAAACCGGGCACGCACTTCCGCTACAACACGCCCGCAACTTACATGCTGTCGGCGATCGTGCAAAAAGTAACGGGGCAGACCGTGCTGGAATACTTGACGCCGCGACTGTTTGAACCGTTGGGGATCGAGGATCCGAAGTGGGACGCCAGCCCGCAGGGCGTCTCGATTGGCGGTTACGGTTTGTTCCTTCGCACCGAGGACATCGCCAAATTTGGCCAGTTGTACCTGCAGAAAGGCAAGTGGAATGGGAAGCGGCTGTTGCCGTCGGATTGGGTCGAGCAAGCGACATCCAAACAGGTTTCCAACGGTAGTGATCCGAGTCGCGACTGGGATCAGGGCTACGGATTTCAGTTCTGGCGTTGTCGCCATGGAGCCTATCGCGGCGACGGCAAAGATGGACAGTTCTGCCTGGTGCTTCCCGAGCAAGACGCCGTCATCGCGATTACTGCGAACACGCGCGACATGCAAGCCGAACTGAACGTTGTCTGGGACAAGTTGCTCCCTGCCTTTGGCGATAAACCGTTGGCAGAGAATCCAGACGAACAAGTAAAGCTGAAGGCGACGATCGCAAAGCTCAAAGCTTCCCGATAAGTCTGTTACAGGGAGGGAAGTCCAAGCGGCTGGCCTCGACTTGCGAGTGTTTCAGCCGTGTTCAGGCAGTCTCGAGTCCGGTGAGTGTTCCGGTCGCGTTGGAGAAGCCGCCCGTTTCGATACCCAAACGCTGGAGCATGCTCACATACAGGTTGCACAACGGCGGTGGCGCGTCGGGATCAAATGCCAGGTGCTGGCCGTGTCGGAATCCACCGCCGGCCAACAGCACCGGCAGGTTCTTGACCGAGTGGCTGCTGGCGTCGCCGAGATTGCTGCCGAGAAAGATCGTGGTCCGTTCGAGCAAGTTAGAGTCGTCTTCCTGCGACTGTTTGAACTTCGCCAGCAGGTCGCGGATCGTCTTCATTGTTTCGACTTCGACGATCTGCAGTTGCTCCAGCTTCTTGGGGTCTTTGCCGTGATGCGACAGGTCGTGATGGCCCAGCGACACGCCGGAAATCGGCGGCGCCTTGGTGGATCCCTGCAGCATGATCGTGACGAGTCGTGTTGAATCCGTTTGCAGGGCGAGATGCGTCAGATCGAACAGCAACTTCGTGCGGCCGATGAGATCCGAGGCGTTCGCAATATCAAGGGGCGGGGCGGCGTCCACGGCGGGCTTGGGCCTTTTGCACCACAGCTCCTCGTTGTGCAGACTGCGCTCCAGGTCACGGACGCTTGTCATGTACTCGTCGAGCTTTTCGCGATCATTGACGCCAAGAAAGCTGCGTAGATCGGCGGCCTGGCCGCGAACGTCGTCCAGAATACTGCGGCCTTCTTCCAGACGCTTCAGCTGCGTGTGGACTTCGTCGTCGGCGCCCTTGAGGAACAGGCGGGCAAACACACGTGCAGGCGAATTGTCCGCGGGGATCTGCGCGCCGGTTCGCGTCCACGCCAGTCCCAGTCCTTCACTTGATAACGTCAGCGTGGGAAATCGCGTTTGCTCGCCGATCTGCTCGGCCGCAAACTGATCGAGCGAAATCGAATTGCGGAATCCGGGGCGGCCTGCGCCTTCGGCTCCCGTTAGAAAACTGGCGGTCGCCTGATGAGCGAAGCCGGGACTGTTCCCCGTGTGCATCAAACCGGAAATGACGGTGAAGTCATTTCGGAAATCGTTGAGCAACTCCAGGTGGGTCGTTGGTTCATAATTCCGGCCCGCCTGTTCCGGAATGAAGTTAGGCGGGTAAAAACCGAGCGGCGCGCAGATGCAGACCATGCG is part of the Lignipirellula cremea genome and encodes:
- a CDS encoding serine hydrolase domain-containing protein; this translates as MMQKFVLAIVIAVAAFVGPAAILAQSDNLPRSTPEAQGVSSAAIREFVETANQEVNTMHSFMLVRHGHVVAEAWWEPESAEKQHVLWSLSKSFTSTAVGLAVAEGKLSVDDQVLKFFPDDAPPEPSANLKAMRIRDLLTMNTGHQDEVNLREADHWVKAFLAHPVPHKPGTHFRYNTPATYMLSAIVQKVTGQTVLEYLTPRLFEPLGIEDPKWDASPQGVSIGGYGLFLRTEDIAKFGQLYLQKGKWNGKRLLPSDWVEQATSKQVSNGSDPSRDWDQGYGFQFWRCRHGAYRGDGKDGQFCLVLPEQDAVIAITANTRDMQAELNVVWDKLLPAFGDKPLAENPDEQVKLKATIAKLKASR
- a CDS encoding DUF1552 domain-containing protein yields the protein MRFSRRQFLRAAGVSLALPALDAFTPARASASADREKRRMVCICAPLGFYPPNFIPEQAGRNYEPTTHLELLNDFRNDFTVISGLMHTGNSPGFAHQATASFLTGAEGAGRPGFRNSISLDQFAAEQIGEQTRFPTLTLSSEGLGLAWTRTGAQIPADNSPARVFARLFLKGADDEVHTQLKRLEEGRSILDDVRGQAADLRSFLGVNDREKLDEYMTSVRDLERSLHNEELWCKRPKPAVDAAPPLDIANASDLIGRTKLLFDLTHLALQTDSTRLVTIMLQGSTKAPPISGVSLGHHDLSHHGKDPKKLEQLQIVEVETMKTIRDLLAKFKQSQEDDSNLLERTTIFLGSNLGDASSHSVKNLPVLLAGGGFRHGQHLAFDPDAPPPLCNLYVSMLQRLGIETGGFSNATGTLTGLETA